A single window of Anopheles moucheti chromosome 2, idAnoMoucSN_F20_07, whole genome shotgun sequence DNA harbors:
- the LOC128310125 gene encoding glutaminase kidney isoform, mitochondrial isoform X1 produces the protein MENLMQDDDADQQTLCEQTFQKLNRTKSNDVTPQQREAFVKLLANFVRQRDSDKKHSEDQLFQMFKNKETNTVNMGKFLAELRTIGIRRTDPRIQEMMENLKRVHKLNNYEHGSPHTQHLNEETFKAVIAPNIVLIARAFRHQFVIPDFQGCTKDIEEIYWKCKSNADGKVANYIPQLSRVNPDYWGVSVCTIDGQRFSIGDTSVPFTLQSCSKPLTYAIALEKLGAQVVHQYIGQEPSGRNFNELVLDYEKKPHNPMINAGAILTCSLLKTLVHPEMTLAEKFDYAQTWFSRMAGNEPLGFNNAVFLSEREAADRNYALGFYMREHKCYPEKANLRECMDFYFQICSMEATCDTLSVVAATLANGGICPLTEERVLQSENVRDVLSLMHSCGMYDFSGQFAFKVGLPAKSGVSGGVMLVIPNVMGMFMWSPPLDPLGNSCRGVQFCKELVDVFNFHLYDNIKHGSNKKDPRRHRYETKGLSVVNLLFSAAIGDVTALRRHKLSGMDITLSDYDGRTALHLASAEGHFECVRFLLEHCGVPHDPKDRWGNRPIDEAETFGHDDVVTLLRQWEEKVQKAQTCDASETGYNSDQDSDASSGKGPKASKGSEILP, from the exons ATGGAGAATCTCATGCAGGACGATGATGCGGACCAGCAAACGCTGTGCGAACAAACGTTTCAAAAGTTAAATCGCACGAAAAGCAATGATGTTACTCCCCAGCAACGTGAAGCATTCGTGAAGTTGCTGGCTAATTTCGTGAG ACAACGCGATTCCGACAAGAAACACTCCGAGGACCAACTGTTCCAAATGTTTAAGAACAAGGAAACGAACACAGTTAATATGGGAAAATTCCTGGCG GAATTGCGAACGATCGGCATTCGAAGAACGGATCCTCGCATTCAGGAGATGATGGAAAATCTGAAGCGTGTCCACAAGCTCAATAACTACGAGCACGGATCACCCCACACCCAGCATTTGAATGAGGAAACCTTCAAGGCCGTAATCGCGCCAAACATTGTGCTGATCGCTCGTGCCTTCCGTCATCAGTTTGTCATTCCGGATTTTCAGGGATGCACCAAAGACATTGAGGAGATCTACTGGAAGTGCAAGAGCAACGCGGATGGTAAGGTAGCCAACTACATCCCTCAGCTCTCGCGTGTTAATCCGGACTACTGGGGCGTTAGCGTGTGTACGATCGATGGTCAAAGGTTTTCGATCGGTGACACGTCGGTGCCCTTCACACTGCAGAGCTGCAGCAAACCTCTCACGTATGCGATCGCACTCGAAAAACTGGGCGCCCAGGTGGTGCATCAGTACATCGGCCAGGAACCGAGTGGACGCAACTTTAACGAGCTAGTGCTGGACTACGAGAAGAAGCCGCACAATCCGATGATTAACGCGGGTGCAATTTTGACCTGCTCACTGCTGAAGACACTCGTCCATCCGGAGATGACGTTGGCGGAGAAGTTTGACTACGCGCAGACCTGGTTTAGTCGCATGGCGGGTAATGAACCGCTCGGGTTCAACAATGCCGTGTTCCTGTCGGAACGTGAGGCTGCCGATCGGAACTATGCGCTTGGCTTTTACATGCGCGAGCACAAGTGCTACCCAGAGAAGGCGAACCTGCGCGAATGTATGGATTTCTACTTTCAGATCTGCTCGATGGAGGCCACCTGCGATACGCTCTCGGTTGTGGCGGCCACTCTCGCCAACGGCGGTATCTGTCCGCTGACGGAGGAGCGCGTTCTGCAGTCGGAAAATGTCCGTGACGTCCTGTCGCTGATGCACTCCTGCGGTATGTACGACTTTAGTGGTCAGTTTGCGTTTAAAGTGGGACTGCCGGCAAAATCGGGTGTATCGGGCGGCGTAATGCTGGTCATTCCGAACGTAATGGGTATGTTCATGTGGTCACCACCGCTTGATCCACTCGGTAACAGCTGCCGCGGAGTACAGTTCTGTAAGGAGCTAGTGGACGTGTTCAACTTCCACCTGTACGATAACATCAAGCACGGTTCGAACAAGAAGGACCCTCGACGCCATCGGTACGAAACAAAGGGTCTGTCGGTGGTGAATCTGCTGTTTTCCGCTGCAATCGGTGATGTTACTGCTCTGCGCCGTCATAAACTGTCCGGGATGGACATTACGCTCTCCGACTATGACGGTCGAACGGCACTACATCTGGCCAGTGCTGAAGGACACTTTGAGTGTGTTCGGTTCCTACTCGAGCACTGCGGTGTTCCGCATGATCCGAAAGATCGCTGGGGCAATCGACCGATTGATGAGGCGGAAACGTTCGGCCATGACGATGTGGTAACGCTGCTGCGACAGTGGGAAGAGAAGGTGCAGAAGGCTCAAACGTGTGACGCTAGCGAAACGGGCTACAACTCCGACCAGGATAGCGATGCCTCCAGTGGGAAAGGACCCAAAGCATCGAAAGGGTCAGAAATTTTACCCTGA
- the LOC128299099 gene encoding dynein light chain roadblock-type 2 — MSQEVEETLKRIQSHKGVVGTIVVNNEGIPVKSTLDNTSTVQYAGLMSQLSDKARSVVRDLDPSNDLSFLRVRSKKHEIMVAPDKDFLLIVIQNPTD; from the exons ATG TCGCAAGAGGTAGAAGAGACACTAAAACGAATTCAATCGCACAAAGGTGTTGTAGGAACGATTGTAGTCAACAATGAAG GAATCCCCGTAAAAAGCACGCTCGACAATACGTCCACCGTGCAGTACGCCGGGTTAATGAGCCAGCTGTCCGATAAAGCCCGGTCCGTGGTGCGTGATCTGGATCCTTCGAACGATTTATCCTTTCTGCGGGTCCGATCCAAAAAGCATGAAATAATGGTGGCTCCAGATAAGGACTTTTTGCTAATTGTCATTCAAAATCCGACGGACTGA
- the LOC128310125 gene encoding glutaminase kidney isoform, mitochondrial isoform X2, whose protein sequence is MMENLKRVHKLNNYEHGSPHTQHLNEETFKAVIAPNIVLIARAFRHQFVIPDFQGCTKDIEEIYWKCKSNADGKVANYIPQLSRVNPDYWGVSVCTIDGQRFSIGDTSVPFTLQSCSKPLTYAIALEKLGAQVVHQYIGQEPSGRNFNELVLDYEKKPHNPMINAGAILTCSLLKTLVHPEMTLAEKFDYAQTWFSRMAGNEPLGFNNAVFLSEREAADRNYALGFYMREHKCYPEKANLRECMDFYFQICSMEATCDTLSVVAATLANGGICPLTEERVLQSENVRDVLSLMHSCGMYDFSGQFAFKVGLPAKSGVSGGVMLVIPNVMGMFMWSPPLDPLGNSCRGVQFCKELVDVFNFHLYDNIKHGSNKKDPRRHRYETKGLSVVNLLFSAAIGDVTALRRHKLSGMDITLSDYDGRTALHLASAEGHFECVRFLLEHCGVPHDPKDRWGNRPIDEAETFGHDDVVTLLRQWEEKVQKAQTCDASETGYNSDQDSDASSGKGPKASKGSEILP, encoded by the coding sequence ATGATGGAAAATCTGAAGCGTGTCCACAAGCTCAATAACTACGAGCACGGATCACCCCACACCCAGCATTTGAATGAGGAAACCTTCAAGGCCGTAATCGCGCCAAACATTGTGCTGATCGCTCGTGCCTTCCGTCATCAGTTTGTCATTCCGGATTTTCAGGGATGCACCAAAGACATTGAGGAGATCTACTGGAAGTGCAAGAGCAACGCGGATGGTAAGGTAGCCAACTACATCCCTCAGCTCTCGCGTGTTAATCCGGACTACTGGGGCGTTAGCGTGTGTACGATCGATGGTCAAAGGTTTTCGATCGGTGACACGTCGGTGCCCTTCACACTGCAGAGCTGCAGCAAACCTCTCACGTATGCGATCGCACTCGAAAAACTGGGCGCCCAGGTGGTGCATCAGTACATCGGCCAGGAACCGAGTGGACGCAACTTTAACGAGCTAGTGCTGGACTACGAGAAGAAGCCGCACAATCCGATGATTAACGCGGGTGCAATTTTGACCTGCTCACTGCTGAAGACACTCGTCCATCCGGAGATGACGTTGGCGGAGAAGTTTGACTACGCGCAGACCTGGTTTAGTCGCATGGCGGGTAATGAACCGCTCGGGTTCAACAATGCCGTGTTCCTGTCGGAACGTGAGGCTGCCGATCGGAACTATGCGCTTGGCTTTTACATGCGCGAGCACAAGTGCTACCCAGAGAAGGCGAACCTGCGCGAATGTATGGATTTCTACTTTCAGATCTGCTCGATGGAGGCCACCTGCGATACGCTCTCGGTTGTGGCGGCCACTCTCGCCAACGGCGGTATCTGTCCGCTGACGGAGGAGCGCGTTCTGCAGTCGGAAAATGTCCGTGACGTCCTGTCGCTGATGCACTCCTGCGGTATGTACGACTTTAGTGGTCAGTTTGCGTTTAAAGTGGGACTGCCGGCAAAATCGGGTGTATCGGGCGGCGTAATGCTGGTCATTCCGAACGTAATGGGTATGTTCATGTGGTCACCACCGCTTGATCCACTCGGTAACAGCTGCCGCGGAGTACAGTTCTGTAAGGAGCTAGTGGACGTGTTCAACTTCCACCTGTACGATAACATCAAGCACGGTTCGAACAAGAAGGACCCTCGACGCCATCGGTACGAAACAAAGGGTCTGTCGGTGGTGAATCTGCTGTTTTCCGCTGCAATCGGTGATGTTACTGCTCTGCGCCGTCATAAACTGTCCGGGATGGACATTACGCTCTCCGACTATGACGGTCGAACGGCACTACATCTGGCCAGTGCTGAAGGACACTTTGAGTGTGTTCGGTTCCTACTCGAGCACTGCGGTGTTCCGCATGATCCGAAAGATCGCTGGGGCAATCGACCGATTGATGAGGCGGAAACGTTCGGCCATGACGATGTGGTAACGCTGCTGCGACAGTGGGAAGAGAAGGTGCAGAAGGCTCAAACGTGTGACGCTAGCGAAACGGGCTACAACTCCGACCAGGATAGCGATGCCTCCAGTGGGAAAGGACCCAAAGCATCGAAAGGGTCAGAAATTTTACCCTGA
- the LOC128298757 gene encoding uncharacterized protein LOC128298757 — MQYEKPPSVPPPEPEPEPENLHEKYIDYCFERIRQVRLVKQVIVMNECGHPVRSTIENTEEAITTAGLYASLKDKACYYLKTIDANDDFLMLRIKTRNNEAIISTDPDHGLLYITVQVPE, encoded by the exons ATGCAGTAT GAAAAACCACCAAGTGTGCCACCAcccgaaccggaaccggagcCGGAAAATTTGCACGAAAAATACATCGACTATTGCTTTGAGCGTATTCGCCAGGTACGATTAGTGAAGCAAGTAATCGTGATGAACGAGTGTGGCCATCCAGTAAGGAGCACGATCGAGAACACGGAGGAAGCGATCACCACTGCTGGGCTGTACGCTAGCTTGAAGGATAAAGCATGCTATTACCTGAAAACAATTGATGCAAATGATGATTTTCTTATGTTGCGTATCAAAACACGTAACAATGAGGCTATAATTAGCACCGATCCCGATCATGGTCTGCTCTACATCACTGTTCAGGTCCCGGAATGA